In Haliscomenobacter hydrossis DSM 1100, the DNA window GAGTACCACTACGCCCAGTTTTTCTTCAGGAACCATCATCACCTGGGAATACATGCCATCGTAGCCACCGCCGTGGGATACGACCATCCGACCGCCGTGATCGGCAATGTTCCAACCCAAACCATAACCGGCAAAATGGCGGGTCGGGAAGCGTTGTTTTTGGCCAGCGGTTACCTTGAAACTGTTGTGCATGGTCCAAAAGGTTTCCTGAGCCTGGGGGCTAAAAATGGCCTGGCCATTGTGGTTACCTTTGCTGAGTTGCAGGTTCATCCACCTGGCCATATCACTCACACTGGAAATGATGCCTCCAGCAGCCCCCATGTTGTCCCAACCCGCGTAGGGAATGGGTTCGGCTGGGCCATAAATACTTTTGTGGGGCATGGCTACATTGCTCATACCGGCCAGGGTGCTGGTGCTGGTTTGGCTCCGATCCATGCCCAGTGGTTTGAAGATGCGTTCTTTGACAAATACATCCCAAGGCTGGCCGCTGGCAGACCGAATCACTTCTCCGGCGGCAATAAACATCAGGTTGGTATAACCGTAGCCGCCTCGAAACTCGTAATCCTGGGGTAAAAAATGCGCCCGTTTGACCACCTCTTCCGCGCTGTAATTGGTTTTGTACCAAATGGCGTCGCCGCTAAAAGTGCCCAAGCCCAGGCGGTGACACAATAGGTCGCGCACGGTGGCGTGTTTGCTCACATAGGGATCGTACAATTCAAAATAGGGCAGATATTTTTGTACAGGATCATCCCATTTGAGTTTACCTTCATCAA includes these proteins:
- a CDS encoding serine hydrolase, which encodes MRRTSLLLLVLFHALLACAQVDVQALDQYFQQAQKDWNVPGLSIAVVKDGKVVLAKGYGVLEKGKTAPADENSLYAIASNTKAFISASIGILVDEGKLKWDDPVQKYLPYFELYDPYVSKHATVRDLLCHRLGLGTFSGDAIWYKTNYSAEEVVKRAHFLPQDYEFRGGYGYTNLMFIAAGEVIRSASGQPWDVFVKERIFKPLGMDRSQTSTSTLAGMSNVAMPHKSIYGPAEPIPYAGWDNMGAAGGIISSVSDMARWMNLQLSKGNHNGQAIFSPQAQETFWTMHNSFKVTAGQKQRFPTRHFAGYGLGWNIADHGGRMVVSHGGGYDGMYSQVMMVPEEKLGVVVLTNSMTGISPNLCFYVVDQYLGQPRKDWSKLGISGELQQQAERRNIVETRKAARVKNTSPALSATALVGKYADPLYGTIEVKLIGDKLEMHFPHGPQLDAVLSHWHYDTYEIQWKQTHAWYDFGTVQFLTDNNRKVTGIQFDVPNEDIFFEEIHAKRL